ctcACTAATCACATACCACAGTGGCGGTATACATCTGTATATACAATACATATTTTATGCCACATATAGAAATACTGGTAGTCATATGACTCGTTGGACTTAGAATAAATTCCATCGCATAAATGCGCAGTCTTTTCCTCATCCACTATATGACCATATGTACGATTCAATTCCATTTATACACACAATTTCGATCATGACAAGAGTTAAAAATGTCTGGGCTCTCGGTGTGTAAAGCCACCAATATACGATATATAATCCGAACAAATGGCGCCATACCCACACACATCTTTTCCAGCCTGAGATGGGGCCGCTGGTTACACAGTTGAGCAttgcttttattttaatttaatataaaaatacggaaattttttttgtctttcttaTTATAATCCATCCTGATGGTACAACACACAGGCTACACACAGATATCTGGAGAAAGATTGTTTTTCGCAACTATGTGTCGcgtgaatattttatttcttttcttattattttttgcaagtttttttttgtcgtagggTTTAGTTGGTTGAATTCacgacaattttatttattggctGGCGTTGGATTTTTCGTATGTTTATTAATATTCCTCTAACTAATTGACAAGGAGCTTGGAGTTGtgtacaatattttttgcCGTATGTTTTGGAATAGTGATTGGTTAGAGGTGATAACATGTGTTCGGTTGATGATTTATTGTTCATTAAACAATaggaatccaaaagaatttttttgtttctggcATTCTCAgagaaattaataattaaggcgccaaaaataatttacgaCTTAAagattttatctttttttttcggaaaaaatcGAGGTAGTGAAGAATGCGAAAAAGATTTTGCGAAAAgtatgagaaaaaaaaacttgatttcAGATTTAAATTCAAGTTTAGACCCTTTTTTaacagatttttgtttgtctttCACAGGCGGCAAACATATTTCCAGCATATTTctcgagtctattacttcttttaatCTAAAGATTTAACCAGATTGTTataaaatcttctacttcactagttttaacataaattttgctatATCACATCACATTCGCCACTGCTCTTGTAAAATGTTTAAGGATATGTTTGAGCCCAAggatatttttgagaaaacattttcccataatttcctcaattttatcaaattttcccgaattttactatatttttcctaattttcacaaaaatatttgttgttaaaatctaggaaaaattttctttattaaaagcgaaaaaaaggctgcaaaGTGCAACCTaggaaaatatgagaaaatttaagaaaatgtcgGAAAATCACTAAACACAAAAGAAAACTTCCAAAATACCGTGATTGATAAATGTAATTGAGAAAGCCAAATAAAGtttttacataatttctaCCTAAACTAAATTTATCATCGTTACGCCTATATTTGCACCTGTTCCATTAGCAATAAGGTTAACATTCCGTACGTAAATTAAGTGAAAAAGAAAgtcaaatttataaattttaaatcaaatatcTAATACAATGTGTACGATGTCGATACCATATCGACACTATAAACTATAACGAaatgaaacaagaaaaaaaataaattgtattcACACACGCATCCTGAACCACTTTCCGAATCGGTCGAAGTGTTGTTGACTCAATTTCGTAGTTGAAACACGAAAACCTGTTCGGAAAGACAATTAAGTAAGTcattaatgaaaatatgacCTTATAAATGAACATTCAATGCAATTCGTAACGGACATTGGATTTTTACCTATTAACTACGTTTCGATTAATGATTTTTCACcgaaataaaaacacaaattttaaattcatgtATCCGATATGTATATTCAGAAGAATGCCGCCTcgcgatattttttttttttattttgattattattctCACTCCGAAAAATAAGCGGTTTAATGCAATTTTCGGTGTCtcctttttaaaaaataaaaaaatggataaaatgaaagaaaaaaaagccaaAAATTCTTTGTGCACCATTCATATATTCGGTCCACAAAAGACTTTCATATCATGCCTGCCAGCCATTAATTCGTATTTGCATATTATTAGTCAAAAATTTCGCGAAAAAATATGCATAAATACATAACTAataatgaacgaaaaaaaaaccgaactgAAAATACAGCGagcaaaaaaaacttcctaaaaaatgttattcattATTCGCTATATCGGCAAATTAATGTGAATAATATTCAACGAACGCCAATCTTTAACCAGATGTGCCATTTTAATGACACCGCAACCACAACCAGCTTAAATATggacaaaaccataaaaataaCTTCGACTCATATAGAGTTTATtcgctgattttttttccattattaaatatatttttttattaataataatatgGTTGTCAGTGTTTGAATAGATGTGGTTTGTTAGACTTGTcgttgttgttctttttttttgtaaatttaattctcCATACAACCGGACCGGTATTCGATTGAAAACAACAAGCCATACCGCACAGATTAAATTAATGCTGAATCAATCAAACACAGAAAATGGCTTGTATATTatagaagtgaaaaaaatgagAACCACACCAACCGCATTATTAGTTGTTATTATATATCGTATATGCGTACGTTACTCATATAATATAACATTGTAATAATGTACGTGCATGTCTCAaaacaaattgattaattaaaattaaaactgaCAGTTGAAAAGAATTACATTACAAAAAGGAATCTATTTTACATGTGCTCTAATCAAATAATTCTTTATTTTCCTATACACCCGAGAGGTGGTTACGAAGTTAAAACTAAagggaaagaaaaataaaacctCAGAGACCAACAGGAATGAACAGCTTCGGTGAAATGGCATTTTACATATAATTCGTAATGTTAAATACTTTGTATTTGTATCGCATTTGAACATTATATTATGATCAAAACATATATCTACACGAAATATAGGATATACATATCTTCTGCTCTCCTAAAACACACTCATATATaatgtacaatgaaaattgtcgaGACACAATCTGGCgccatttgaacatattttccaATATGCAGGCCAACACTTCTTCGGCATTATAAATATGTTCTGTGTGTGAACCTatattatataaatataaatacaaagtGTTATATGGCAAAACGCATATATTTAAGACGCTGTGTGTATCAAATTGATTGGAACTACACtttataaaaacaacaacaactgcaAGCGCAACTGCGTTCTGTATTTGGTATTAGGTTGTTGATGCAAGTGCTGCTTATATatgtaaatatatatttatatctgGCCTTTTGAATATAATAATATGTGTCCTTTGTTATTGTCTTATTTCTTTCGGGGTTTTTTTATGCCGTCTATGTACCCATATTTCTTTATTGTAAGTTTGTCGCTTTTTTATGTCTTATAGATCTGTTTATAATATGTCTTATAGGCTGGTTAAGGTGTTGAGATATCCGTATCCATATATACACATATAATGTTTGCATTACTGAATCTTGTCGTTTCGAgttattgttattttttcgTTAAGTAAAGTAGGTTCGTTGTCatgttgtttatttatatttttatgtaatttaattgtatTCTATATTCCTTGCATTAAAGCATTGTATGTCAGCAaattaaaaactgaaaatattttattttgtcaatattttcaataatcaATTATGTAAATGGCATTAATTGCTTGATTTTCTGTCGAATGCCGAGATTGTCACGAAATCATATCATCACTGTCACTCACAAcacaaagtttaatttacttctcaacaaaaaaaaaacgttgcaCTCCGTTTTCTAATAAAATATCCTCCATGTCTCTACATATCATGAAAATTGCTTCTTGCATAGCCTTCGGCTCatatccaaaattttcttccaattttttttaaaagtcaCTCCTCTGCTCCTTCCTaaacttattttattcaaaaatatgagGTGACCAGGGATGGAAATGCAAAATAGCTTCTTATATGTTTACTCgtcttcgcctcggatcggtAAACTTCACAAAAGAAGTCGCACTTCCATATTTGGTCTCATTGATATGAATGTTATTTCGTCATTTCCTTGAGTATACCAATAATAGcgttcatttatttatataattaTATAATCCACGGCTAGGTGAACAATAACACATCACTTGTCCAGACAAGAACATTTTTGGTGAAACTACCTCAATCATCCCAATAAAAccgaaatcaaataaaatctatTGTCTGCAGCCTATTAAAGTCATTTACCTATTTGGGagacaaaaacaaagaaaattaatttagcaGAAGGAAAGAGTCGGTGGTGGTGGTTTAATATTGGTCATTCAGTGTATTAATAACCACCACCATCACCGAGATTAAATCGGATCTTTAATCGGATCCGTTGTTCAGACTCCATATGAATATCCATGCCATTGATTTTGTAAAACCATTGTATTCCGTAAACAAAAACGAGAAAGAGTTATCTACATAAAAATGCCTTTGAGTAAATGTATTCCATATAACCAGCTCAGCTAAACAAGAAGACTTGTCCATATAATATACCAACCGATGCAAAAGTTAATCCGGCCCGGCGTATAACTTCTCTGTTGCAATTCAACGAAAAACGTGAGAGATGATAGTGTagtttgaatttgaaagaTAAACATCTGAAAGTTTTCGATTCGGATTGCTTTTGATCTTATTTTACGTGCACATTTTGAATCGATTATTGTGTATGCGATTCCGAGTGAAGACTGCACacatattttcagaaaaataaagaattatAGCTTTAAGACGGAGagtaaaataacaaaaaaaaaatcaaaagagaGACCATCAACAATACGCTTTAATAGGTGGTGGATATCTGATTTTTATGTTCTGGTTAATCTTAAAAGAACCACAAAAAACTGATTGTTAAACGAAAATCGAACGATTTAATCAAATATGCTTTCCTTTGTCAATTACAGGCTCGAAACTGATGGCCAATTTGGATCGTCGCACTGGTTTCTGTTCGGACAGTTCTGAGAATGGAGACGAATTTCAACGAGACAGTTTACGAAGTCCGACAGACACATCCGAAGATTCGGTGGAAGTTAAACTAACGCCAATTGTCATaccaaaaaataaacgaaaatgtttagaaCCGTCCAAAATTGTACCTGAAAGTGGATTCCCTTTGAAAAAGCGAATTAAATTCGAAGATACAATGCGAATGATCAAAGCAGAATGTACCGATCCATTGGACAAAAGTCATTTTCGACCGTGGGACACCACTATATCCGAAGTGGATCCAAGTCGAATAAATATCATCGATCCGGCCAAAATATATGCTCGCCATCCGGGTGTGACAACACTTCATCGTGTGCCAAATACGTCTGTTAGCCAAATTCATGACGACCAAGAACAGCCATTAGCCCTGCTATCGAAACCCAAAAAGCCAAGTCTGGAAGAGAAACTCGAAGAAAATTCTGCAGCAAATCTAGTCTATTCAACATTTAACATTAAGAACCTACAAACGCATTCAGAGACCAGCCAAGATGCGTCAACATCATCGCAAAGTATGCGACCCTCTCAGCAGCGAAACTACAAAAATATGACTCGTGAACGACGCATCGAAGCAAATGCCCGCGAACGGACACGAGTTCACACCATTTCAGCGGCATTCGATACTCTGCGAAAATCGATACCGTCGTATTCAAACACCCAAAAGCTATCCAAATTGTCTGTCCTCAGAGTGGCCTGTTCGTACATTTTGACATTGAGCAGGATAGTCGGTGATGACTACAGTCCCGATCAAAGTGAGCCATCAATTAATGAGTGTGTGGAAGAGGTTACAAAAACGATACAAACGGAAGGGAAAATTCGAAAGAAAAAGGACGAGTAAATGAACCACACCTTCGGGCCTCTGTGGCGTGTATTGATAGTCAAAAGACGGTGCTAATAGACCATTgataattatgtttttatcTCAATATATTTGATCCggccataaaatttatttaagtttgttttctcgattctaattttttttttttttttcgtgaattgTGTTTGAGATTTCATCATGATTTCAATGTACTGAGAACGTTTTGAAGGTGTCTTGTCGTATATAAAAATAGTACAAAAAGCAATGTTGtaattatataaaaatgattgCCTTACGCTTGCCACCCCTTTGTAAAGATATTGTGCTGTTGTTATTCTTTCCTACGATTGCTActataaaaatagatttgatcCTCATAATAACATCAAGTATATATCTACCATATATACGCGCCATAttaattgtacataaaaaaataaattattaaaagatTCTGTTTCTgttatacgaaaaaaatttacatttttatttctacttttaagattttgttttaatggtTCGACTGTAAGATCTATATAGTTGTGCGGTTAAgtaattgttaaaaataaagttcCGATTGGCTTGTGATAAAGtcaatttgaaagaaaagatTGAACCTAATTTTCTTTGCAAAGACaataaaatgatcaaaaataaagaaaaattatgttttgaacacaaaattgatttatcgttttatttatcaagtgaaaattgattttttgcaTTGCTTACATACATAAAGGTAAATTACGGCAGTCAGGACTCAAGACTCTTCTCTGGATGTAAGTAAGACTACGATCGTAACCCCCTAGTTTCCCTGAGTTTGTTATTAcgattataatttatttgatcgacgtggagagagagagagagaaagagagagaacGTACGAAATTCTATCACAAAATCGTGCATTCTTTCACATTAGTTTGagtaagaatttttaaatcttCTCTAGGTGAGGAATAGGTATTTAcgagttgaaaagtagagttttcgtgtgaataaacacacgaaaatgagacttttcaacttttatcccgagctatgtaatgttttgttttccctatttgtgtaataagccactttcgaacctagggaaaacaaaaaaatgtaaaaggtTTTTCACAATACAGGCGAgcaaatagtcattttctcacatcAGCTGAAACTCCGGGAGTCTTTGGTGtcaaaaacgttgtgttgacctcgggaaaaagttgaaaaatttccaaCGTTTTTCGCCTCGGTGaataaaaagtatttcatGTGTGCTAATGGCGGCAATTTATTCACTAAAGAAAGCTGAAACAAAATATGCATTTTGTCCGCTGAACTGACGATTTTCAGAGTTagaaaatatacaattttctcaatgcatttaagtgaaaaaaaaccttgGTTCTAAAAGATCAGGTGAAGACACCTATGAATTGATCACGAAGGCAGTGGCATTCAAATCTTCTAGTGACGCATTTACAAActaaaaagtattttctaagaactaagtttttttttggaaccTAGCAAAAATCCACTTTCTTAGCGAATTTTTTCGCAAAGGGAGTTTAATGTCATAAAATTAGATCTATCTGATTAGAAGATTCCCCAGTTCTGCATCATTTGAATCGTTAATTAGTCTAGATAAAGTGGTCGTGACACCAATTTTTCGTTATGGATTCCAATATGAATACAAAAGCTCATAAAAACCGATCTCAGCAGCTTTCATTCAGCTaacaatgtatgaaaaatacaCCCATGAATATTTGCATGCGGTGCTTGTATTGTACAAACAGGTTTGAATCGGTTTTTATTAGTCACCAACTTGACTGGGGAAGTTTTAGATATTATGCAATGATTAGATAATATACCTTCATCAGATCTCACCGATTGGCTCGCTATGTCACCACCACCATTGaacaaaacattaattttcttGGACAGTTCATTAGTTTACttaatttcgaacaaaaactatttccgAAATTGTGTGGCAGTGAGAATAAAAGACATGTGTGAATAAGTAAAATGTTGATCTGAAATTAGCGTAccgtcaataaaaattaaatcgaaaaatgtgacAACTGACAACACCAGCCCAAGGCGAACAAAGTAGATTAATCGTATGTAAttgaacaaatcaaaacaataattaaCAAGCTATTACGGAAAGCGTTTTTTTTACCTTATACACGTCAGAGCAATGTGAACACGTTTTCGCTGTCTAGTCAACGTTATATCTATCCGTTCTCATGAATATTGAATTATCCGAAAGgaagaagcaaaaaattgcCACGTTTCTTCGTATCAAAATAAgatgcaaatttttaatttaattcaattaaaaaaagctTCAATTGACCGTTATACAGACGctgataatttcaatttctactAATGATGtaataacaaaaaacattGCACTATCAATCCTATTAATTCTGTAAAGATAATTGAGAGGAAAAAACGTATAATAACTTAtatgaataataataaacaattttagtGAGAAGTGAGTCGACAGTCTCAGTTTAATAATAATCTCGTTAGATACATTTTATGCATCGAGCGGTAACTATTTAACATGCAATTCcgatttaaattcaattaattgacTTGTCAGTTATCATCATAAAATGGTAATTCAATCGTGTCTAACATTTTTCAACGATCTGTCAATAACAATAACACGCCTGCGGCCTAGGCAACAATGATTTAGGCTCGCAATCACATTAATAGATAAATAGGGGATTAGATGAACAACTAATTTGATAATTCAACAGGCATTAATGTGCAGAATGTTGTCAATTTATTGAAGAGATGAGGAAGGACTTATCAAAACCAGTTAACtacgatttcatttttcttataattcgctaaatggtttaaattttctcaaaatttttgcaCCACATTCGTATTGTCATTAGTTTTTATTATCCATAAATGACGTCTGCGCTTTTCGGGCCTACCATTTCATTCATTGATATGCGTTTTCTTGAGTCGAATGTGTGTTGTACGGTAGAACTTCTACCTTCTACCCACCCAATAAGAGGGTATATTTACAGGGTACATCACATAttcggtttaaaaaaaacgcatATTATCGAGTTATTAATGAATTAAGTCTGTTGGTAGCACTGAAAACAGTGGTCGTCATTTAAGGATGATCTCCTTCGACAAACACAACCAAAATAATGTTAAATTCGTATTTTTACAATCTT
This region of Bradysia coprophila strain Holo2 chromosome IV, BU_Bcop_v1, whole genome shotgun sequence genomic DNA includes:
- the LOC119066347 gene encoding protein atonal homolog 8; translated protein: MATSRNYQHLMSASDLSSIILKGSKLMANLDRRTGFCSDSSENGDEFQRDSLRSPTDTSEDSVEVKLTPIVIPKNKRKCLEPSKIVPESGFPLKKRIKFEDTMRMIKAECTDPLDKSHFRPWDTTISEVDPSRINIIDPAKIYARHPGVTTLHRVPNTSVSQIHDDQEQPLALLSKPKKPSLEEKLEENSAANLVYSTFNIKNLQTHSETSQDASTSSQSMRPSQQRNYKNMTRERRIEANARERTRVHTISAAFDTLRKSIPSYSNTQKLSKLSVLRVACSYILTLSRIVGDDYSPDQSEPSINECVEEVTKTIQTEGKIRKKKDE